The following nucleotide sequence is from Solidesulfovibrio carbinolicus.
TCGGACTTCATCGCCAATGAGGGCGTGAAGTTCCGCCTGGGCATCAAGGTGGAAGACACCTGGGGCCACGGCACCTTTACCGCCGCCAACCCCGAAACCGCCGTTCAGGTCGATCTGGCCTACCTGCAGTTCAAGTACCCGGGCACCGACATCGAAATCACCGCCGGTCTCCAGGACGTGAATCTGCCGCAGTCCAGCATGTTCTACATGAGCCCGGTGTGGTCCGACAAAATGGCCGCCCTGACCATCAAGGCGCCGCTTATTGAAAACACCCTGTCGGTGCTGACCGGTTTCGGCCGCCTCATCGACACCAACCGCACCTACGACACCACCACCACCCAGGTGGCCGACGAGCTCGACGCCTACTTCCTGGCCCTGCCCGTCACCATCGAAGGCTTCAAGGCCACGCCTTGGGGCATGGTCTCGGTGGCCGGCCGCAACACCGACTACACCTACAAGGACACCACCGACGTGGCCGAGTGGGGCAACAACTTCAACAACACCCTGATGTCGGCCGCCAGCGCCGCCAACCGGACCAGCGCCACGGGCCTTGGCCGTTGGAAGAACGACCAGAACCCCTACTACTGGGTCGGCGGCGCGTTTGAAGTGACCGCCCTTGATCCGGTCAAGTTCTACGCCGACGTGATCTACGGGGCCGGCGCCGCCGGCGACACCAAGGCCGCCAAGCGCGAAGGCTGGATGGTTGACGCCGGCGCGGAATACACCGGCTTCGACATGGTCACGCCCCAGGTGTTCGCCTTCTGGTCCACGGGCGAAGACAAGTCCACGAGCAACGGTTCCGAGCGCATGCCCTACATGCGGTCCTACTGGGGTCCGGGCAACAGCTTCCTGTTCGACAACAGCCAGGAGCTGGGCAAGGGTTCCAACATGTACGTGTCGCCGGTTGGCAACTACGGCATCGGCGCGTCGCTCAACAAGATGACCTTCATCGAGAACCTGACCCACCGCCTGACCTTCGTCTACCTGCGCGGCAACAACTCGGCCCGGGCCATCCGTTACGCCCGGACCTACCTCAGCAACAGCTACTTCTCCATGGGCCACGACCTGACCACCAACGAGTACCTCATGGGCCTGAACTTCGACACGAAGTACATGATCTATGAAAACCTCGCCGCGGTCCTGGAAACCGGCTGGGCCCACGGCCAGTTCCAGGAAAGCGTCTGGGGTCATCGCATGGTGAGCCAGGCCGACAGCCTCGGCAACAATGCCTGGAAAGTGGCCTTCGGCCTGACCTACAAGTTCTAGCGGACGATAAGCCATCGGCGCGCAAGGGGGGAGTCTTCGGGCTCCCCCCTTTTGCTTGGCAGGCTCCCAGGGCCGCGCGCGGCAACTAAAAAGGCGGCCCGGCCCAAGCCGAACCGCCCTTGGCGGGCCGAGGCCTCACGGCCGGGCAGCTATTCGAACTCGATTTCCAGGTTGTCCTCGCAGAAATCGAACTTGGTGGCCTTGGCCTCGGAACCGTCGGCGTACACCACCTTGATCCACTGTTCGCAATCCTGATTGTTGGTGTGCTTGGCCCAGACCAGCTTGGCGGTGCGCCCGGGTTCGATCATCGTGCCGATGTCGAACGATCCCCAACTGCCGCCGGCTTCACGCACGAGCACCTTGGTGATGCCGACATCGGACTTGTTGTGGACCTTAAACGAGTAGTCGCCTGCCACGGCGCTGCCGGCTTGGGAGAAGACGGCCAAAGCCGCGACGCCGAGCACAACGAACAATGCCTGTTTCCACCATGCAACCATGCCGACTCCTTTTCCTGGTGCTTTGCCAAGACTTTTCGCAGCAGACGAAACGCCCAAAACCACACTACATCGATAGTGAATATTGGCATTCCCCGGCTCACGTCAAGACGTGATGGCAAAGCATCATCGCGCCTTTTCCTGACAATCATGAAATGTTGCATCATAAAAACAATGGCCATTTAACCACAATTATCAAGACAACTACACAAGTGCCTGTAAGCCGTTGCGCCTCATCGCGACCTCTCGCACTCCTTCGCACGACAGTGCGGCCCCTTTACGCCCCAGCCAGGCCGCTTGCGACCCCTTCGCCCTCGCCGGCGTCGCCAGTTGGGGCAGAGGCCGCGCCGTCGGTGCCATGGCCGGCTCTCCGATCTTGATGCGCCACGTACATCGCCGGTTGCGCGCCTTGCGCCACTTGCCGCCATTTGACGGCACTTCGGCCGCTGGCGGCCACTTGCGGTTGACGCCGCGCCGTCGGCGTCGCACACTGCCCCGGCGGCAGCCGCCTGACAGCCGCCGCCGCAACATCAGCGTAAAGGAGGCCGTCATGGCCAAACAGATCGTCGTCGCCGAGGGCTCCTCGCCCCCCATCGGCCCCTATTCCCTGGGCGTGTGGGCCGGGGATCTCCTTTTTGTGTCCGGCCAGACCCCCATTGACCCGGCAACCGGCGTCGTGGCCTCGGACAACGTTGTCGAGCAGGCCCACCAGACCATCAAAAACGTGCGCGCCATTCTCGAAGCCGCCGGGCTGACCCTGGACAACGTGGTCAAGGCCACGGTCTTTATCAAAAACATGAACGACTTTGCCGCCATAAACGACGTCTACGCCAGCTATTTCCAAAAGCCCTACCCGGCCCGTTCCTGCGTGGAAGTGGCCCGGCTGCCCCGGGACGTGCTGGTGGAGATCGAAGTGGTGGCCTCGCGCTGACCCTTGACTTTGCGGGCCTGCCCGTGGATTTTTTACTATTTCCGTGCATTCGCGGGGAGGTTTGATGAACGAGCCTAAAAACGCCGAAACCGGCGGCAAGCGGTTCCGGGCGGCCCGCATTTTTTCGGTGCCTGACGACGTCAAATTCTTAGACACCCTGGAGCTGACGCGGCTGTCGGAAGCCTTCTCGGCCTGGACCGCCCGGGCCGGACGGCCCGACGTGGCCGTGTCGCGCAACCGGGTGCGCCTGATTTTTCTCATGCTGCGC
It contains:
- a CDS encoding outer membrane homotrimeric porin codes for the protein MKTMKSLALAAALLMGATTLAHAATEVKMTGDARVYGNFFEGRNFTGWNKTGTKTEDNFEIWERFRLRSDFIANEGVKFRLGIKVEDTWGHGTFTAANPETAVQVDLAYLQFKYPGTDIEITAGLQDVNLPQSSMFYMSPVWSDKMAALTIKAPLIENTLSVLTGFGRLIDTNRTYDTTTTQVADELDAYFLALPVTIEGFKATPWGMVSVAGRNTDYTYKDTTDVAEWGNNFNNTLMSAASAANRTSATGLGRWKNDQNPYYWVGGAFEVTALDPVKFYADVIYGAGAAGDTKAAKREGWMVDAGAEYTGFDMVTPQVFAFWSTGEDKSTSNGSERMPYMRSYWGPGNSFLFDNSQELGKGSNMYVSPVGNYGIGASLNKMTFIENLTHRLTFVYLRGNNSARAIRYARTYLSNSYFSMGHDLTTNEYLMGLNFDTKYMIYENLAAVLETGWAHGQFQESVWGHRMVSQADSLGNNAWKVAFGLTYKF
- a CDS encoding RidA family protein; protein product: MAKQIVVAEGSSPPIGPYSLGVWAGDLLFVSGQTPIDPATGVVASDNVVEQAHQTIKNVRAILEAAGLTLDNVVKATVFIKNMNDFAAINDVYASYFQKPYPARSCVEVARLPRDVLVEIEVVASR